One genomic window of Aquamicrobium lusatiense includes the following:
- the yihA gene encoding ribosome biogenesis GTP-binding protein YihA/YsxC, with product MTAPDQTSVATVATSGLDIALFTRPWVFIRGVPAMKFLPPEGPPEIALAGRSNVGKSSLINALVSRKGLARTSNTPGRTQELNYFVPDGFSGQDADLPPLALVDMPGYGYAQAPKEHVDQWTKLVFDYLKGRVTLKRVYVLIDSRHGIKANDEDVLSLLDKAAVSYQIVLTKTDKIKAAGVPRLIEDTVQKIRKRPAAFPAVLATSSEKNQGLDELRAAIIQCARGE from the coding sequence ATGACCGCGCCCGATCAGACCAGCGTTGCCACGGTGGCAACCTCCGGCCTCGATATCGCATTGTTCACACGGCCCTGGGTTTTCATCCGCGGCGTGCCGGCGATGAAATTTCTGCCGCCCGAAGGCCCGCCGGAGATCGCCCTTGCCGGCCGCTCCAATGTCGGCAAGTCGTCGCTCATCAACGCGCTGGTCTCGAGAAAGGGTTTGGCGCGCACCTCCAACACCCCCGGTCGCACGCAAGAGCTGAACTACTTCGTTCCAGACGGATTTTCCGGGCAGGATGCCGATCTGCCCCCGCTGGCGCTGGTCGACATGCCCGGCTACGGCTACGCGCAGGCGCCCAAGGAGCATGTCGATCAGTGGACGAAGCTGGTGTTCGACTATCTGAAAGGCCGCGTGACGCTGAAGCGCGTCTATGTGCTCATCGATTCCCGCCATGGCATCAAAGCCAATGACGAGGACGTGCTGTCCCTGCTCGACAAGGCAGCCGTTTCCTATCAGATCGTTCTGACCAAGACTGACAAGATAAAAGCCGCCGGCGTGCCGCGGCTGATCGAGGATACAGTGCAGAAAATCCGCAAGCGTCCGGCAGCGTTCCCGGCCGTGCTGGCGACCTCTTCGGAAAAGAATCAGGGGCTGGACGAGTTGCGGGCCGCCATCATCCAGTGCGCACGTGGAGAATAG
- a CDS encoding carbon-nitrogen hydrolase family protein, which yields MGVFRAAAVQMRSGMEPERNARDMEALVREAAGFGATYVQTPEMTGAMVREKEAREKLFVPEDRDIIVATARRLAEELGLFLHIGSTAILREDGKVANRALLFSPTGETLATYDKIHMFDVDLDHGESWRESAAYEPGTHAVTARINDATLGFAICYDLRFPQLFRAEALAGAQVLTVPAAFTRQTGEAHWHVLLRARAIENGAFVVAAAQGGQHEDGRETFGHSLIVDPWGRVLAEADHDRPGVVVAEIDPSQSAAARGKIPNLKNAREFTLADGAGRTVERAEA from the coding sequence ATGGGAGTGTTCAGGGCAGCAGCGGTCCAGATGCGTTCGGGCATGGAGCCTGAGCGCAACGCACGGGACATGGAGGCGCTCGTGCGCGAAGCCGCAGGGTTCGGCGCAACCTATGTGCAGACGCCTGAAATGACCGGCGCCATGGTGCGTGAAAAGGAAGCGCGCGAAAAACTCTTCGTGCCCGAGGATCGCGACATCATCGTCGCCACCGCCCGCCGTCTTGCGGAAGAACTCGGCCTGTTCCTGCATATCGGCTCAACGGCGATCCTGCGTGAGGACGGCAAGGTGGCCAACCGGGCGCTGCTGTTTTCCCCCACCGGCGAGACGCTCGCCACCTATGACAAGATCCACATGTTCGACGTCGATCTCGATCATGGCGAAAGCTGGCGCGAATCCGCGGCCTACGAGCCCGGAACACACGCCGTCACCGCCCGGATCAACGATGCGACGCTGGGCTTTGCCATCTGCTATGATCTGCGTTTCCCGCAGCTTTTTCGCGCCGAGGCGCTGGCCGGCGCACAGGTGCTGACCGTGCCGGCGGCGTTCACCCGGCAGACCGGCGAGGCGCACTGGCATGTTCTCCTGCGCGCGCGGGCTATCGAGAACGGCGCTTTCGTCGTTGCCGCCGCACAGGGCGGCCAGCATGAGGACGGGCGCGAGACGTTCGGCCATTCGCTCATCGTCGATCCGTGGGGACGTGTGCTTGCCGAGGCGGATCACGACCGGCCGGGCGTCGTCGTGGCCGAAATCGACCCCTCACAATCGGCTGCTGCGCGCGGCAAGATACCGAACCTGAAGAATGCACGGGAGTTCACGCTGGCGGACGGCGCCGGCCGGACAGTCGAAAGGGCAGAGGCTTGA
- a CDS encoding methyltransferase domain-containing protein: protein MQTLFDTPLWLVHKRRAQRLDVAGADFLMRHAADDLAERLSAVDRRFGQAAALFCQTPAAMAAITDSGKAQSVVRVECDACFAGGADTILAPFETVPLEPESIDLAISLMSLQTMNDIPGMLVQIRRALKPDGLFLGAMAGAGTLAELRESLLAAETELHGGISPRISPFVDVRDAGALLQRAGFALPVADIETMTVRYDHMFALMADLRAMGETNVLADRSRRPATRALFARAAEIYAERFSDPDGRIRASFPVVWLSGWAPDASQQKPLKPGSAKMSLAEALQNSTKQ, encoded by the coding sequence GTGCAGACCCTCTTCGACACCCCTCTCTGGCTGGTCCACAAGCGTCGGGCTCAGCGTCTCGATGTCGCCGGCGCGGACTTTCTCATGCGCCATGCCGCCGACGATCTGGCCGAGCGGCTTTCGGCGGTCGACCGCCGGTTCGGACAGGCGGCAGCACTTTTTTGCCAGACGCCAGCGGCAATGGCGGCGATCACCGACAGTGGCAAGGCGCAAAGCGTCGTGCGGGTGGAGTGCGACGCCTGTTTCGCCGGCGGTGCGGACACGATACTCGCTCCGTTTGAGACCGTGCCGCTCGAACCGGAAAGCATCGACCTCGCCATCTCGCTCATGTCCTTGCAGACGATGAACGACATTCCCGGCATGCTGGTGCAGATCAGGCGCGCGCTGAAGCCGGACGGCTTGTTTCTCGGCGCCATGGCTGGCGCAGGCACGCTGGCCGAATTGCGCGAAAGCCTTCTTGCGGCAGAAACAGAGCTTCATGGCGGCATCAGCCCGCGCATCAGCCCCTTCGTGGATGTGCGTGATGCCGGCGCCCTGTTGCAGCGCGCCGGATTTGCGTTGCCCGTCGCCGACATCGAGACCATGACGGTGCGCTACGATCATATGTTCGCGCTGATGGCGGACCTGCGCGCCATGGGCGAAACCAACGTGCTGGCCGATCGGTCACGCCGCCCGGCCACGCGCGCGCTGTTCGCCCGCGCAGCCGAAATCTACGCCGAGCGCTTCTCCGATCCGGACGGGCGCATCAGGGCAAGCTTTCCCGTGGTGTGGCTGTCAGGCTGGGCGCCCGATGCTTCGCAGCAAAAGCCGCTGAAGCCAGGCAGCGCGAAGATGTCGCTGGCTGAGGCCCTTCAGAACTCTACAAAGCAATGA
- a CDS encoding DMT family transporter: MKALWDSAAGLLLITGFLLGVGLPLGKIASAAGVHAMVWSFVISMGAGGVLLCVLLARRQRMRLTGHRLRYFLIAAAISYALPNLLVFSVIPKLGAGYTGIMYTLSPVVTLALSLLLGMQRPNALGMSGIAIGFAGAALVALTRGEASQPADPVWVAIGLLLPVLLAVGNIYRTIDWPADTGPTELAVGSHLASAAMLLAAIVLIPGLSAFTPLAEVPWVTFAQVVAAAAMFAFYFRLQAVGGPVYLSQIGYVAAAVALLAGTIFLGEHYRWETWLGALMVMIGVAITTKAQKTAARRQAAG, translated from the coding sequence ATGAAAGCACTCTGGGACTCGGCCGCCGGCCTTCTTCTGATCACCGGATTTCTGCTCGGCGTCGGGCTTCCGCTCGGCAAGATCGCGTCTGCGGCCGGCGTTCATGCCATGGTGTGGTCTTTCGTCATCTCGATGGGCGCGGGCGGCGTGCTGCTGTGCGTTCTGCTGGCGCGCCGCCAGCGCATGAGGCTGACCGGCCACCGGCTGCGCTATTTCCTGATCGCTGCCGCCATCTCCTATGCCCTGCCCAATCTGCTCGTCTTTTCGGTGATACCGAAGCTTGGCGCCGGCTATACCGGCATCATGTACACGCTGTCGCCCGTGGTGACGCTGGCGCTTTCGCTGCTGCTCGGCATGCAGCGCCCCAACGCGCTTGGCATGTCCGGAATAGCGATCGGCTTCGCCGGCGCGGCGCTGGTCGCGCTGACACGGGGCGAAGCCTCACAGCCGGCCGACCCGGTCTGGGTGGCGATCGGGCTTCTGCTTCCCGTGTTGCTGGCAGTCGGAAACATATACCGCACCATCGACTGGCCGGCGGATACGGGGCCGACGGAACTTGCCGTCGGCAGCCATCTGGCATCGGCAGCGATGCTGCTGGCCGCCATCGTCCTCATTCCGGGCCTGTCTGCGTTCACGCCGCTTGCCGAAGTGCCGTGGGTGACTTTTGCTCAGGTCGTGGCTGCTGCTGCCATGTTCGCCTTTTATTTCCGGCTGCAGGCGGTGGGCGGTCCAGTCTATCTCAGCCAGATCGGCTATGTCGCGGCGGCCGTGGCGCTGCTCGCCGGCACCATCTTTCTGGGCGAGCACTATCGCTGGGAAACGTGGCTGGGTGCGCTGATGGTGATGATCGGCGTCGCCATCACCACGAAGGCACAGAAAACCGCAGCACGGCGGCAGGCCGCAGGCTGA
- a CDS encoding polyhydroxyalkanoate depolymerase: MFYQLYELNHAALQPARAFADAMHALYSNPLNPFSGTVWGRSVTATAELFERSTRHYGKPEFGLHTTKVDWATVDVAERVVWSRPFCRLLNFHRDLPAGRRPDPKLLIVAPMSGHYATLLRGTVETMLPHADVYITDWTDARMVPASDGCFDFDDYVDYVIDMLNTLGPDTHVMAVCQPSVPVLVAAAVMEQRGDPLAPASMTLMGGPIDTRRSPTAVNVLAEEKGLEWFRDNAIMEVPWPAPGFGRKVYPGFLQLSGFMSMNLDRHMIAHKDFFMHLVKDDGDSAEKHRDFYDEYLAVMDLTAEFYLQTVDSVFISHSLPKGEMRHRGKLVDTGAIRNVALFTVEGENDDISGLGQTQAAHDLCVNLPDSRRAHYMQPRVGHYGVFNGSRFRAEIAPRIMDFIASNRQDAAAAKPRLVRSRPS; the protein is encoded by the coding sequence ATGTTCTATCAGCTTTACGAACTGAATCATGCCGCATTGCAGCCCGCCCGCGCTTTTGCGGATGCCATGCACGCGCTCTATTCCAACCCGCTCAATCCGTTTTCGGGAACCGTGTGGGGGCGATCGGTGACCGCGACGGCAGAGCTTTTCGAGCGTAGCACCCGCCACTATGGCAAGCCGGAGTTCGGGCTTCATACAACAAAGGTAGACTGGGCCACGGTCGACGTTGCGGAAAGGGTCGTCTGGTCGCGTCCCTTTTGCCGTCTGCTGAATTTTCATCGGGATCTGCCGGCTGGCCGGCGTCCGGATCCAAAGCTTCTGATCGTTGCGCCGATGTCCGGCCACTATGCGACGCTTCTGCGCGGCACCGTGGAAACCATGCTGCCGCACGCGGACGTCTACATCACCGACTGGACCGACGCGCGCATGGTGCCGGCTTCGGACGGCTGTTTCGATTTCGACGATTACGTGGACTACGTGATCGACATGCTGAACACGCTGGGCCCGGACACGCATGTGATGGCGGTCTGCCAGCCTTCCGTGCCCGTTCTGGTGGCCGCTGCGGTGATGGAGCAGCGCGGCGACCCGCTTGCCCCGGCGTCGATGACGCTGATGGGCGGCCCGATCGACACGCGCCGCAGCCCGACCGCCGTGAACGTGCTGGCCGAGGAAAAAGGGCTGGAGTGGTTTCGCGACAACGCCATCATGGAAGTGCCGTGGCCGGCGCCCGGCTTCGGCCGCAAGGTCTATCCGGGCTTCCTGCAACTGTCGGGCTTCATGAGCATGAACCTCGACCGCCACATGATCGCGCACAAGGACTTCTTCATGCACCTCGTCAAGGATGACGGGGACAGCGCAGAGAAGCACCGCGATTTCTATGATGAGTATCTGGCTGTGATGGACCTGACGGCAGAATTCTATCTGCAGACGGTCGACAGCGTCTTCATCAGCCATTCCCTGCCGAAGGGCGAAATGCGGCATCGCGGCAAGCTTGTCGATACGGGCGCCATTCGCAATGTCGCGCTGTTTACGGTCGAAGGCGAGAACGACGACATATCGGGGCTTGGCCAGACGCAGGCCGCGCACGACCTTTGCGTGAACCTGCCGGATTCCAGGCGGGCCCACTACATGCAGCCGCGCGTCGGTCACTATGGCGTGTTCAACGGTTCACGTTTCCGTGCCGAGATTGCCCCGCGCATCATGGATTTCATCGCCAGCAACAGGCAGGATGCCGCGGCCGCGAAGCCGCGTCTGGTACGCTCCAGACCTTCCTGA
- a CDS encoding transglutaminase-like cysteine peptidase, with protein MTSFPSGLRLRAIMTGMTGLAAVLALGVPAVMAGSMVTSGITSQPIGHYDFCQINKAECSIRTVDRGPVKMTQQLWDMLVKVSVGVNAAVTPMSDMEIYGKEEVWAYPDNGVGDCEDYVLEKRRQLNKMGVPLSDLLITVVRKPDGEGHAVLTVRTSKGDFILDNLRDDVRSWEDTGYRYLKRQASNHTGRWVSIRDDQQVLVGSVR; from the coding sequence ATGACTTCTTTTCCCTCAGGGCTGCGCTTGCGCGCCATCATGACAGGCATGACCGGGCTGGCAGCCGTGCTGGCTCTTGGTGTGCCGGCTGTGATGGCCGGCTCCATGGTGACGAGTGGCATCACCTCGCAGCCAATCGGCCATTACGATTTCTGCCAGATCAACAAGGCTGAATGCTCCATCCGCACGGTCGATCGCGGCCCGGTAAAGATGACGCAGCAGCTGTGGGACATGCTGGTGAAGGTTTCCGTCGGCGTCAACGCGGCCGTCACGCCCATGAGCGATATGGAAATCTACGGCAAGGAAGAAGTCTGGGCCTATCCCGACAATGGCGTTGGCGATTGCGAGGACTATGTGCTGGAAAAGCGCCGCCAGCTGAACAAGATGGGTGTTCCGCTTTCCGACCTGCTCATCACCGTGGTTCGCAAGCCCGATGGTGAAGGCCATGCCGTGCTGACGGTGCGCACCAGCAAGGGCGACTTCATTCTCGACAACCTGCGTGATGACGTGCGTTCGTGGGAAGACACCGGCTATCGGTACCTGAAGCGTCAGGCCTCGAACCATACCGGACGCTGGGTCTCGATCCGAGACGACCAGCAGGTTCTGGTCGGCTCGGTCCGTTAA
- a CDS encoding GNAT family N-acetyltransferase — protein MIHPSEQLASVRRFEAAGFRAWPAAAVHYDGTWVIRLTAGHPAKRLNSVNPLDRGDVASITERVARAGRRFESYGRPLTFRVSPLAGPELSAWFDGEGWSRFDDSLVMSMPLVEAQVDEAIDQIPLKDIGRFVSASLEVQGADASLRAGLSEIIGAIQPQTGLFAMERGNEPLASLICVHDGDLAGLFEIATRAGERRQGHGRKLVLSALKWARLRGARQAWLQVEAANEPALALYRSLGFTEVYRYHYRRPPGA, from the coding sequence GTGATCCATCCGAGCGAGCAACTGGCTTCGGTGCGCCGCTTCGAGGCGGCGGGCTTCCGCGCATGGCCGGCTGCTGCTGTCCATTACGATGGCACCTGGGTGATCCGGCTGACCGCCGGGCATCCGGCCAAGCGTCTCAACTCCGTCAATCCGCTCGACCGGGGCGATGTGGCCAGCATCACGGAGCGTGTGGCGCGCGCCGGACGCCGTTTCGAGTCCTATGGTCGTCCCCTGACGTTTCGCGTGTCGCCGCTGGCAGGGCCTGAGCTTTCCGCATGGTTCGATGGCGAGGGCTGGTCCCGCTTCGACGACTCGCTGGTCATGAGCATGCCGCTGGTCGAGGCGCAGGTTGATGAGGCCATCGACCAGATTCCGTTGAAGGATATCGGACGCTTCGTGTCGGCTTCGCTGGAAGTGCAGGGGGCCGACGCTTCTCTGCGTGCGGGTCTTTCCGAGATCATCGGCGCGATACAGCCGCAAACCGGACTGTTTGCGATGGAACGCGGGAATGAGCCGCTTGCCAGCCTGATCTGCGTTCACGACGGTGATCTGGCCGGGCTGTTCGAGATTGCAACCCGTGCCGGAGAGCGTCGGCAGGGGCATGGCCGCAAGCTGGTTCTTTCGGCGCTGAAATGGGCGCGCCTGCGCGGGGCACGGCAGGCATGGTTGCAGGTGGAAGCCGCCAACGAGCCGGCGCTTGCGCTTTACCGTTCCCTCGGGTTCACCGAGGTCTATCGCTATCACTATCGCCGTCCGCCCGGAGCCTGA
- a CDS encoding Flp family type IVb pilin — translation MVVLIRQFLADQTGTAAIEYGLIATLITLAIIVALGGAADQVTAMWGSNDSKISQAMSSP, via the coding sequence ATGGTCGTTCTCATCCGGCAGTTCCTTGCAGACCAGACCGGCACTGCCGCGATCGAATATGGCCTTATCGCTACACTGATCACGCTTGCCATCATCGTGGCGCTCGGCGGAGCCGCGGATCAGGTAACGGCCATGTGGGGATCGAACGATTCAAAGATCAGCCAGGCCATGAGCAGCCCATAA
- the grxC gene encoding glutaredoxin 3, whose product MVNVTIYTRAMCGYCSAAKRLLDRKGVAYKELDASFSPELRQEMISRANGRTTFPQIFIGAQHVGGCDDLHALEETGRLDALLAQDA is encoded by the coding sequence ATGGTCAATGTAACCATCTACACGCGCGCCATGTGCGGATATTGTTCGGCGGCAAAACGGCTTCTCGACCGCAAGGGCGTGGCCTACAAGGAGCTTGATGCTTCGTTTTCGCCGGAGCTGCGCCAGGAGATGATCTCCCGCGCCAACGGTCGAACCACATTTCCGCAGATTTTCATCGGTGCGCAGCATGTCGGCGGATGCGACGACCTGCATGCACTGGAAGAAACCGGCAGGCTCGACGCACTGCTGGCACAGGACGCCTGA
- the mutT gene encoding 8-oxo-dGTP diphosphatase MutT yields MTDKPRRLLLVSACALVDADGRVLIAQRPEGKQLAGLWEFPGGKVEQGETPEECLVRELREELGIETQIPCLAPLTFASHTYDDFHLLMPLYVCRRFTGTPQPREAQALKWVRPRQMRDYPMPPADAPLIPFLIDLL; encoded by the coding sequence GTGACCGACAAGCCGAGACGTCTTTTGCTGGTCAGCGCCTGCGCGCTCGTCGATGCCGACGGACGGGTGCTGATCGCCCAGCGGCCAGAAGGCAAGCAGCTTGCAGGCCTGTGGGAATTTCCCGGCGGCAAGGTGGAGCAGGGCGAGACGCCGGAGGAATGCCTGGTGCGGGAGCTGCGCGAGGAGCTCGGCATCGAGACGCAGATTCCGTGCCTTGCACCACTGACCTTCGCCAGCCACACCTATGACGATTTCCACCTGCTGATGCCGCTCTATGTGTGCAGGCGCTTCACCGGCACGCCGCAGCCTCGCGAGGCGCAGGCGCTGAAATGGGTGCGCCCGCGCCAGATGCGCGACTATCCGATGCCGCCGGCCGATGCGCCGCTGATCCCCTTCCTGATCGATCTCCTGTAA
- a CDS encoding ComF family protein, whose product MADWRGEIKGLGRTIFDWPARILFPPVCAGCRRQVSQPGVLCGSCWPSLTFLERPWCPVMGTPFPHEMGEGFLSGEALADPPPFERARAAVIYSGVACDMVRGLKYHDRTDLAPWMAGWMQRAGAELLAEAEVIVPVPLYWRRFFRRKFNQSAELARALSARSGIRFEPSVVKRVRQTRPQVGLERREREDNLRGAFRVPPEGMLAIAGRRVLLIDDVYTTGATVRAVTLALKKGGAGAVDVLTVARVLPGAGTDAGRGDFQPATTEPI is encoded by the coding sequence GTGGCCGATTGGAGGGGGGAGATCAAGGGGCTTGGCCGAACCATTTTCGACTGGCCGGCGCGGATATTGTTTCCCCCGGTGTGTGCCGGCTGTCGCCGTCAGGTCAGCCAGCCCGGCGTTTTGTGCGGTTCCTGCTGGCCGAGCCTGACCTTTCTGGAGCGGCCGTGGTGCCCCGTCATGGGCACGCCGTTTCCGCATGAAATGGGCGAGGGTTTCCTGTCGGGCGAGGCGCTGGCCGATCCGCCGCCCTTTGAGCGCGCCCGCGCGGCCGTGATCTATAGCGGAGTGGCCTGCGACATGGTGCGGGGCCTCAAATATCACGATCGCACCGATCTTGCGCCGTGGATGGCCGGATGGATGCAGAGGGCCGGCGCGGAATTGCTCGCCGAGGCAGAGGTGATCGTGCCGGTTCCGCTTTACTGGCGTCGCTTCTTTCGTCGCAAGTTCAACCAGTCGGCTGAGCTTGCCCGCGCGCTGTCGGCGCGTTCGGGCATAAGATTCGAGCCTTCTGTAGTGAAGCGCGTGCGCCAGACGCGGCCGCAGGTCGGGCTGGAGCGGCGCGAGCGCGAGGACAATCTGCGAGGTGCATTCCGCGTGCCGCCGGAAGGGATGCTTGCGATAGCGGGGCGAAGGGTGCTGCTAATCGACGATGTCTACACGACCGGCGCCACCGTGCGGGCCGTGACTCTTGCCCTGAAAAAGGGTGGGGCGGGGGCAGTGGACGTGCTCACCGTCGCGCGTGTGCTGCCGGGCGCCGGGACGGATGCCGGCCGGGGGGACTTCCAGCCTGCAACGACAGAGCCTATATGA
- the ubiG gene encoding bifunctional 2-polyprenyl-6-hydroxyphenol methylase/3-demethylubiquinol 3-O-methyltransferase UbiG codes for MSDTRRSTIDSGEVERFSALSAEWWNPNGKFRPLHKFNPVRLSYIRDQIAERFGRDTHAARPFEGLRILDIGCGGGLLCEPMARLGAEVVGADASATNIEVAKLHAAESGVGIDYRATTAEDLADAGEKFDVVLNMEVVEHVSDIGLFISKCGEMVKPDGIMFVATINRTLKALGLAIVGAEYVLRWLPRGTHQFGKLVRPDELESALANAGLSVIDRTGVVYHPLADRWQRSKDMDVNYMVLAERTKPA; via the coding sequence ATGTCCGACACCCGACGATCGACCATCGATTCCGGAGAAGTTGAACGTTTTTCGGCACTTTCCGCCGAATGGTGGAACCCGAACGGCAAGTTCCGCCCGCTGCACAAGTTCAATCCGGTGCGCCTGTCCTATATCCGCGACCAGATCGCGGAGCGCTTCGGCAGGGACACCCATGCGGCGCGTCCGTTCGAAGGCCTTCGCATCCTCGACATCGGCTGTGGCGGCGGCCTGCTGTGCGAGCCCATGGCCCGTCTCGGCGCTGAGGTCGTCGGGGCCGATGCATCCGCAACCAACATCGAGGTGGCAAAACTCCATGCTGCCGAATCAGGCGTCGGCATCGATTACCGCGCCACAACGGCCGAGGATCTGGCCGACGCGGGCGAAAAATTCGACGTCGTGCTGAACATGGAAGTCGTCGAGCACGTCTCCGACATCGGACTGTTCATCAGCAAGTGCGGAGAAATGGTCAAGCCGGACGGCATCATGTTCGTGGCCACTATCAACCGCACGCTGAAGGCGCTGGGGCTGGCCATCGTCGGCGCCGAATATGTCCTGCGCTGGCTGCCGCGCGGCACGCACCAGTTCGGCAAGCTGGTCCGCCCGGACGAGCTGGAAAGCGCGCTCGCCAATGCGGGCCTGAGCGTCATCGACCGCACCGGCGTCGTCTATCATCCGCTGGCTGATCGCTGGCAGCGCTCGAAGGACATGGACGTCAATTACATGGTTCTGGCGGAGCGGACGAAGCCGGCCTGA
- a CDS encoding DUF1178 family protein, with protein MIRFSLVCEHDHEFEAWFRSSDDFETQKKRGFVDCPACGSSKVEKALMAPAVSTSKKKEKMALAMGEAQRRALEEIKALATKVRENADYVGDKFAEEARKIHFGEADARGIYGEATLEEAKGLAEDGIEFMPIPVFPDDRN; from the coding sequence TTGATCCGCTTTTCCCTCGTTTGCGAGCACGACCACGAGTTTGAAGCCTGGTTTCGCAGCAGCGACGACTTCGAAACCCAGAAGAAGCGCGGCTTCGTCGATTGCCCGGCCTGCGGTTCTTCAAAGGTGGAAAAGGCGCTGATGGCGCCCGCAGTCTCCACGTCGAAGAAGAAGGAAAAGATGGCGCTGGCCATGGGTGAGGCGCAGCGCCGGGCGCTGGAGGAGATCAAGGCGCTGGCGACAAAGGTGCGGGAGAATGCCGACTATGTCGGCGACAAATTCGCCGAGGAAGCCCGCAAGATCCATTTCGGCGAAGCGGATGCGCGCGGCATCTATGGCGAGGCGACGCTGGAAGAGGCGAAGGGCCTTGCAGAGGACGGCATAGAGTTCATGCCGATCCCTGTTTTCCCCGACGACAGGAACTGA